Part of the Quercus robur chromosome 5, dhQueRobu3.1, whole genome shotgun sequence genome, TATTGGCTAAGGCTGAGTTGGAAGGAATGATTCATGGGGTATCAGTTTGTAGAAGAGCACCCAAAATCTCTAACCTGTTATTTGCAGACAACTCACTACTATTTTACTGGGCAACTCAGATGGAAGTGCAGGTTGTTACTGAGATTCTCCAAACTTATGCTAAAGCTTCGGGTCAGAGCATAAATTTGGAGAAATCTTCAGTGTATTTTAGCCGTAATACCCCACACAACTAGAAAGATGAGATTATGCAAACTCT contains:
- the LOC126728455 gene encoding uncharacterized mitochondrial protein AtMg01250-like, producing MGFPERWINRVMSCVTTPSFSVLVNGKPYGSIKPFRGIRQGDLLSPYLFLLCTEGFTSLLAKAELEGMIHGVSVCRRAPKISNLLFADNSLLFYWATQMEVQVVTEILQTYAKASGQSINLEKSSVYFSRNTPHN